A stretch of Acidovorax sp. RAC01 DNA encodes these proteins:
- a CDS encoding type IV pili methyl-accepting chemotaxis transducer N-terminal domain-containing protein, translated as MRNKPTLTTKLLALGVGFLVVALASISLTLWVTWKLEGGAAAVNEAGRLRMNMLRMVLVLQTEPPEAVQERVRLFDASLDLLRTGDPSRPLFVPWSDETRALFDAIRVRWAQARTAWVSPLPPDRAATLAQADEFVREVDAFVDAIELQIAGWTAALHLFQLFMMALAVVAAVTFMAVSYLLVINPVSRLQQAQARLRKGELDARLPVDTDDEFGQLSAGFNLMAHALQTSHDGLELKVREKTASIAVQNQRLEALYQVSELASTAGSLEVLAQGFVAQIRRVAGAAAAAVRWSDEANERYVLLAGDGLPQSLVDGEHCVPTASCLCGQPQAEARTRVIPIASVTELALPHCRDAGFETMVSIPVQMQQRVLGEVDLFFRAPVELTVELRDLLEAMTRHLASAMEGLRATALEREAAVAQERSMIARELHDSIAQSLAFLKIQTQLLRDAVAKGDDAKRDRSIGELDVGVRECYSDVRELLVHFRTRTSDEDIESALRATLSKFEHQTGMATTLTMTGHGLPLAPDVQIQVLHMVQEALSNVRKHAGASRVELTVHRHPRWRFEVQDNGCGFDAASVPPDSLHVGLGIMRERAQRVGAVVQLDSAPGCGTRVCIELPTTPHEPPAAGAQPASGDAPAAPALHSLPPAALARAPATAQYAESTP; from the coding sequence ATGCGCAACAAGCCCACGCTCACCACCAAGCTCCTTGCGCTCGGCGTGGGTTTTCTCGTGGTGGCGCTGGCCTCCATCAGTCTGACCCTGTGGGTGACCTGGAAGCTCGAAGGCGGCGCGGCGGCCGTGAACGAAGCGGGCCGGTTGCGCATGAACATGCTGCGCATGGTGCTGGTGCTGCAGACCGAGCCGCCCGAGGCGGTGCAGGAGCGCGTCCGCCTGTTCGACGCCAGCCTGGACCTGCTGCGCACCGGTGACCCATCCCGCCCGCTGTTCGTTCCCTGGAGCGACGAGACCCGCGCGTTGTTTGATGCGATCCGCGTGCGCTGGGCGCAGGCGCGCACCGCGTGGGTCAGCCCGCTGCCCCCCGACCGCGCTGCCACGCTGGCGCAGGCCGATGAATTCGTGCGCGAGGTCGATGCCTTTGTGGACGCCATCGAGCTGCAGATTGCCGGCTGGACGGCGGCGTTGCACCTGTTCCAGCTGTTCATGATGGCGCTGGCCGTGGTGGCGGCCGTCACCTTCATGGCGGTGAGCTACCTGCTGGTGATCAACCCGGTCTCGCGCCTGCAGCAGGCCCAGGCGCGCCTGCGCAAGGGCGAGCTCGATGCCCGCCTGCCGGTGGACACCGACGACGAGTTCGGCCAGCTGTCGGCCGGCTTCAACCTGATGGCGCATGCGCTGCAGACCTCGCACGACGGGCTGGAACTGAAGGTGCGTGAGAAAACGGCCAGCATCGCCGTGCAGAACCAGCGGCTGGAAGCGCTGTACCAGGTCAGCGAGCTGGCATCGACTGCCGGCAGCCTGGAGGTTCTGGCCCAGGGCTTTGTGGCACAGATCCGCCGTGTGGCGGGCGCAGCGGCCGCGGCGGTGCGCTGGTCGGACGAAGCCAACGAGCGCTACGTGCTGCTGGCCGGGGACGGCCTGCCGCAGTCGCTGGTGGATGGTGAGCACTGCGTGCCCACGGCCAGCTGCCTGTGCGGGCAACCGCAGGCCGAGGCCCGCACCCGTGTCATCCCCATTGCCTCGGTAACCGAGCTTGCCCTTCCGCACTGCCGCGACGCCGGCTTTGAAACCATGGTGAGCATCCCCGTGCAGATGCAGCAGCGGGTGCTGGGCGAGGTGGACCTGTTCTTTCGCGCGCCCGTGGAGCTGACGGTGGAGCTGCGCGACCTGCTTGAAGCCATGACGCGGCACCTGGCCAGCGCCATGGAAGGCCTGCGCGCCACGGCGCTCGAGCGCGAGGCCGCGGTGGCGCAGGAGCGCAGCATGATCGCCCGCGAACTGCACGACTCCATTGCCCAGTCGCTGGCCTTCCTCAAGATCCAGACCCAGCTGCTGCGCGATGCCGTGGCCAAGGGCGACGACGCCAAGCGCGACCGCAGCATCGGCGAGCTGGATGTGGGCGTGCGCGAGTGCTACTCGGACGTGCGCGAGCTGCTGGTGCATTTCCGCACGCGCACCAGCGATGAAGACATTGAATCGGCCTTGCGTGCGACGCTGTCCAAGTTCGAGCACCAGACCGGCATGGCCACCACGCTGACCATGACGGGCCACGGCCTGCCGCTGGCGCCCGACGTGCAGATCCAGGTGCTCCACATGGTGCAGGAAGCGCTGTCGAACGTGCGCAAGCACGCCGGCGCCAGCCGGGTGGAGCTCACGGTGCACCGGCACCCGCGCTGGCGCTTTGAGGTGCAGGACAACGGCTGTGGCTTTGATGCCGCCAGCGTGCCGCCCGATTCGCTGCACGTCGGCCTGGGCATCATGCGCGAGCGTGCCCAGCGGGTGGGGGCTGTGGTGCAGTTGGACTCGGCCCCCGGCTGCGGCACCCGCGTGTGCATCGAGCTGCCCACCACCCCGCACGAACCGCCCGCGGCGGGCGCACAGCCCGCATCCGGCGACGCCCCGGCCGCCCCTGCCCTGCACTCCCTTCCTCCTGCTGCCCTGGCGCGCGCGCCAGCCACCGCCCAGTACGCCGAAAGCACCCCATGA
- a CDS encoding response regulator — MPPAADSTPGDQPPVTLLVVDDHTLFRRGLIALLAQDDGLQVVGEAGDAAEALRLAPQLRPQVILLDNHLPGVMGVDAIQGLREVSPGSRVLMLTVSEEAQDLAAALRNGAQGYLLKTIDGDLLAQAIRRAARGEPVVSPELMGKLVAAFQSQGAPEAPLCAALPAQGGAPEVADAAGVSPLSPREEDVLREIARGLSNKEIARVLDIAETTVKIHVQHILRKLGLSSRVQAAVYASDRQR, encoded by the coding sequence ATGCCCCCTGCGGCAGATTCCACCCCGGGCGACCAGCCCCCGGTCACGCTGCTGGTGGTGGACGACCACACCCTGTTTCGCCGCGGTCTGATTGCCCTGCTGGCCCAGGACGACGGGCTGCAGGTGGTGGGCGAGGCCGGAGACGCCGCCGAGGCGCTGCGGCTGGCGCCGCAGCTCAGGCCGCAGGTGATCCTGCTCGACAACCACCTGCCCGGCGTGATGGGCGTGGACGCCATCCAGGGGCTGCGCGAGGTGTCGCCCGGCTCGCGCGTGCTCATGCTCACCGTGAGCGAGGAGGCCCAGGACCTGGCCGCCGCCCTGCGCAATGGCGCGCAGGGCTACCTGCTCAAGACCATTGACGGCGACCTGCTGGCGCAGGCCATCCGCCGGGCGGCACGCGGCGAGCCCGTGGTGAGCCCCGAGCTGATGGGCAAGCTGGTGGCGGCGTTCCAGTCGCAGGGCGCACCCGAGGCGCCGCTCTGCGCGGCCCTGCCCGCGCAGGGTGGGGCGCCCGAGGTGGCCGATGCAGCCGGCGTGTCGCCCCTGTCGCCGCGCGAAGAAGACGTGCTGCGCGAGATAGCGCGGGGCCTGAGCAACAAGGAAATTGCACGCGTGCTCGACATCGCCGAAACCACCGTGAAGATCCACGTGCAGCACATCCTGCGCAAGCTGGGGCTCAGCTCGCGCGTGCAGGCAGCCGTGTACGCCTCAGACCGCCAGCGCTGA
- a CDS encoding MFS transporter, with amino-acid sequence MAHTALPPGESPQRTRQAWSVLIVSTFAFTVCFMVWMMFGVIGIPIKKMLNLNSTQFGLLMAMPVLTGSLVRVPLGIWTDKFGGRIVMACVMATTVPAIWMMGYATEYWHFLTIGLFVGLAGGSFSVGTPYVARWFPKHRQGTAMGVYGAGNSGAAVNKFIAPVLLVAFGWTMVPQVYAAIMLGTLVLFWFFSYSDPAHLVPSNVKFTDQLKALKDPKVLKYCQYYSIVFGGYVALSLWMVQYYVGEFGLDIRVAALLAACFSLPGGVLRAIGGMLSDKYGAHSVTWWVMWVSWICLFLLSYPQTDFTILTVNGPKTFHIGLNVYLFTGLMFLLGICWAFGKASVFKYISDDYPHNIGAISGIVGLAGGLGGFVLPILFGALMDLTGIRSSAFMLMYGVVWVSLIWMYFTEVRNTRLMGSQGAVAQPATR; translated from the coding sequence ATGGCCCACACCGCATTGCCCCCGGGCGAAAGCCCCCAGCGCACCCGCCAGGCGTGGTCGGTGCTCATCGTCAGCACCTTCGCATTCACCGTGTGTTTCATGGTCTGGATGATGTTCGGCGTGATCGGCATCCCCATCAAGAAGATGCTGAACCTGAACTCCACCCAGTTCGGGCTGCTCATGGCCATGCCCGTGCTCACCGGATCGCTGGTGCGCGTTCCGCTGGGCATCTGGACCGACAAGTTCGGTGGCCGCATCGTCATGGCCTGTGTCATGGCCACCACGGTGCCCGCCATCTGGATGATGGGCTACGCCACCGAGTACTGGCACTTCCTGACCATCGGCCTGTTCGTGGGTCTGGCTGGCGGGTCGTTCTCGGTGGGCACGCCGTATGTGGCGCGCTGGTTTCCCAAGCACCGCCAGGGCACGGCCATGGGCGTGTACGGCGCAGGCAACTCGGGCGCGGCGGTCAACAAGTTCATTGCGCCGGTGCTGCTGGTCGCCTTCGGCTGGACCATGGTGCCGCAGGTGTACGCGGCCATCATGCTCGGCACGCTGGTGCTGTTCTGGTTCTTCAGCTACAGCGACCCGGCCCACCTGGTGCCCAGCAACGTCAAGTTCACCGACCAGCTCAAGGCCCTGAAGGACCCGAAGGTCCTCAAGTACTGCCAGTACTACAGCATCGTTTTTGGCGGCTATGTGGCGCTCTCGCTGTGGATGGTGCAGTACTACGTGGGCGAGTTTGGCCTCGACATCCGCGTGGCGGCGCTGCTGGCCGCCTGCTTCTCGCTGCCCGGCGGCGTGTTGCGTGCCATCGGCGGCATGCTCTCTGACAAGTACGGCGCCCACAGCGTGACCTGGTGGGTGATGTGGGTGAGCTGGATCTGCCTGTTCCTGCTGAGCTATCCGCAGACCGACTTCACCATCCTCACGGTCAACGGCCCCAAGACCTTCCACATCGGCCTGAACGTGTACCTGTTCACCGGCCTGATGTTCCTGCTGGGCATCTGCTGGGCCTTCGGCAAGGCCAGCGTCTTCAAGTACATCAGCGACGACTACCCGCACAACATCGGTGCCATCAGCGGCATCGTGGGCCTGGCCGGTGGCCTGGGCGGGTTCGTGCTGCCGATCCTGTTCGGCGCGCTGATGGACCTCACCGGCATCCGCTCCAGCGCTTTCATGCTGATGTACGGCGTGGTGTGGGTCTCGCTCATCTGGATGTACTTCACCGAAGTGCGCAACACCCGCCTCATGGGTTCGCAGGGCGCTGTTGCGCAACCTGCCACCCGTTGA
- a CDS encoding NarK family nitrate/nitrite MFS transporter, which yields MSATTTSGRQGRLLTLWAPEDKSFWEREGEAVAKLNLWISVPALFLAFAIWQVWSVVAVSLPGLGFKYSTNQLFWLAAAPALSGATLRIFYSFMVPLVGGRRWTAISTASLLIPAIGIGFAVQDNTTAYPTMLILALLCGLGGGNFSSSMANISFFFPKERKGSALGVNAGLGNLGVSVVQFLSPLVVTAGIFGIFGGEGQTIVKNGQTLQVWTQNAAFIWVPWIALTALAAWFGMNDIADAKASFAAQAAIFRRKHNWLMCVLYLGTFGSFIGYAAGFPLLIKSQFPGVNPLAYAWLGPLVGAVIRPFGGWLADKLGGARVTLWNFIVMAIAVMGVTVFLPSAGNEGQFAGFFVCFLVLFLTTGIGNGSTFRMIPVIFLTEAMRGVDPRNTAAVAQANKEGNTLGAATLGFTAAMAAYGGFFIPKSYGSSIALTGSPHAALWTFFAFYLVCIVLTWWYYARKHAEMPC from the coding sequence ATGTCTGCCACCACCACCAGCGGGCGCCAGGGGCGTCTGCTCACCCTCTGGGCCCCGGAAGACAAATCGTTCTGGGAGCGCGAAGGCGAAGCCGTCGCCAAGCTCAACCTGTGGATCTCGGTGCCCGCACTGTTCCTGGCCTTTGCCATCTGGCAGGTCTGGAGCGTGGTCGCCGTGAGCCTGCCCGGCCTGGGTTTCAAGTACTCGACCAACCAGCTGTTCTGGCTGGCGGCAGCGCCCGCGCTCAGCGGCGCCACGCTGCGCATCTTCTACTCGTTCATGGTGCCGCTGGTCGGTGGCCGCCGCTGGACGGCGATCTCCACCGCCAGCTTGCTGATCCCTGCGATTGGCATCGGCTTTGCGGTGCAGGACAACACCACGGCCTACCCCACCATGCTCATCCTGGCGCTGCTGTGCGGCCTGGGCGGCGGCAACTTCAGCTCCAGCATGGCCAACATCAGCTTCTTCTTTCCGAAGGAGCGCAAGGGCTCGGCGCTGGGCGTGAATGCGGGCCTCGGCAACCTGGGCGTGTCGGTGGTGCAGTTCCTGAGCCCCCTGGTCGTCACCGCAGGCATCTTCGGCATCTTTGGCGGCGAAGGCCAGACCATCGTCAAGAACGGCCAGACCCTGCAGGTGTGGACGCAGAACGCCGCCTTCATCTGGGTGCCATGGATTGCGCTGACGGCGCTGGCCGCATGGTTCGGCATGAACGACATCGCCGATGCCAAGGCATCGTTTGCCGCGCAGGCCGCCATCTTCCGCCGCAAGCACAACTGGCTGATGTGCGTGCTGTACCTGGGCACCTTCGGTTCGTTCATCGGCTACGCCGCGGGCTTTCCGCTGCTCATCAAGAGCCAGTTCCCCGGTGTGAACCCGCTGGCCTATGCGTGGCTGGGCCCGCTGGTGGGCGCTGTCATCCGCCCCTTTGGCGGCTGGCTGGCTGACAAGCTCGGCGGTGCACGCGTCACGCTGTGGAACTTCATCGTCATGGCGATTGCCGTGATGGGCGTGACGGTGTTCCTGCCCTCGGCAGGCAACGAGGGCCAGTTTGCGGGCTTTTTCGTGTGCTTTCTGGTGCTGTTCCTCACCACCGGCATCGGCAATGGCTCCACCTTCCGCATGATCCCCGTGATCTTCCTGACCGAAGCCATGCGCGGTGTGGACCCCCGCAACACTGCGGCCGTGGCCCAGGCCAACAAGGAAGGCAACACCCTGGGCGCCGCCACGCTGGGTTTCACCGCCGCCATGGCGGCCTACGGCGGGTTTTTCATTCCCAAGAGCTACGGCAGTTCCATCGCCCTCACTGGCAGCCCCCACGCCGCGCTGTGGACGTTCTTTGCGTTCTACCTCGTCTGCATCGTGCTGACCTGGTGGTACTACGCCCGCAAGCACGCCGAGATGCCCTGCTGA
- a CDS encoding nitrate reductase subunit alpha: protein MSHFLDRLSYFSQPRETFAQGHGETNGEDRTWEDAYRDRWAHDKIVRSTHGVNCTGSCSWKIYVKGGIVTWETQQTDYPRTRPDLPNHEPRGCARGASYSWYLYSANRVKYPMVRGRLLKHWRAAIALAKSPVDAWASIVENDASKREWQKQRGLGGFVRSTWEEVNQMIAAANVYTIKKHGPDRIIGFSPIPAMSMISYAAGSRYLSLIGGVCMSFYDWYCDLPPSSPQTWGEQTDVPESADWYNSSYIIAWGSNVPQTRTPDAHFLTEVRYKGTKVVSITPDYSEVAKLGDLWMHPKQGTDAAVAMAMGHVILKEFYFKDGGKGRSAYFDDYARRYTDLPLLVVLKEKTLPDGRTVMVPDRYVRASDFPGQLDQSNNPDWKTVGYDELGQVTLPNGSIGFRWGADGRADQGLWNLENKDARTANTVKLKLSVIEDGAQAHDVADVAFPYFGGVATPNFTANEQGGDVMVRRVPVSHLDLAGHEAQGRVMVATVFDLLAGNYGIDRGLPGEEQGVTYDSDRPYTPAWQEKITGVPRDQIITVARQFADNAHKTHGKSMVIIGAAMNHWYHSDMNYRGIINMLMLCGCIGQSGGGWAHYVGQEKLRPQTGWTALAFALDWIRPPRQMNSTSFFYAHTDQWRYEKLGMEEVLSPLADKKAYHGAQIDYNVRAERMGWLPSAPQLKTNPMQVAKDAAAAGMDAKDYVVKSLKDGTLTMSCEDPDHPSNWPRNMFVWRSNILGSSGKGHEYFLKHLLGTTHGVQGKDLGKDEAKPEEVQWHTNAPEGKLDLLVTLDFRMSTTCLYSDIVLPTATWYEKNDLNTSDMHPFIHPLSTAVDPAWQARSDWEIYKGFAKAVSEVSVGHLGVEKDVVLTPIMHDTAGEMAQPYGVRDWKRGECELIPGKTAPQVTVVERDYPNLYKRFTALGPLMEKVGNGGKGIGWNTQTEVGQLGDLNGRVKEEGVTQGMPRIVTDIDATEVVMMLAPETNGHVACKAWEALGKQTGRDHVHLALHREDEKIRFRDIQAQPRKIISSPTWSGLESEKVSYNAGYTNVHEYIPWRTLTGRQQFYQDHPWMRDFGEGFVSYRPPVHLKTLEEVEGKKPNGHREIALNFITPHQKWGIHSTYSDNLMMLTLNRGGSVVWLSEDDAKVAGIVDNDWVELFNANGAIAARAVVSQRVNPGMVMMYHSQEKIINTPGSEITGTRGGIHNSVTRIVLKPTHMIGGYAQYSYGFNYYGTIGTNRDEFVLVRKMDRIDWLDDEPVSSTAAHA, encoded by the coding sequence ATGAGCCACTTTCTCGACCGCCTTTCGTACTTCTCGCAGCCCCGCGAGACCTTTGCCCAAGGCCATGGCGAAACCAACGGCGAAGACCGCACCTGGGAAGATGCCTACCGCGACCGCTGGGCACACGACAAGATCGTGCGCAGCACCCACGGCGTGAACTGCACGGGCTCCTGCTCGTGGAAGATCTACGTCAAAGGCGGCATCGTCACCTGGGAAACCCAGCAAACCGACTACCCCCGCACCCGGCCCGACCTGCCCAACCACGAACCCCGTGGCTGCGCACGCGGCGCCAGCTACAGCTGGTACCTGTACAGCGCCAACCGCGTGAAGTACCCCATGGTGCGTGGCCGCCTGCTCAAGCACTGGCGCGCTGCCATCGCCCTGGCCAAGAGCCCGGTGGACGCCTGGGCCAGCATTGTCGAGAACGATGCCTCCAAGCGCGAATGGCAAAAGCAGCGCGGCCTGGGCGGCTTCGTGCGCAGCACCTGGGAAGAAGTCAACCAGATGATCGCCGCGGCCAATGTGTACACCATCAAGAAGCACGGCCCCGACCGCATCATCGGCTTCTCGCCCATCCCGGCGATGTCGATGATTTCGTACGCTGCGGGTTCGCGTTACCTGAGCCTCATCGGCGGCGTGTGCATGAGTTTTTACGACTGGTACTGCGACCTGCCCCCCAGCAGCCCCCAGACCTGGGGCGAGCAGACCGACGTGCCCGAAAGCGCCGACTGGTACAACAGCTCGTACATCATTGCCTGGGGCTCCAACGTGCCCCAGACGCGCACGCCCGACGCCCACTTTTTGACCGAGGTGCGCTACAAGGGCACCAAGGTCGTGTCCATCACGCCCGACTATTCCGAAGTCGCCAAGCTGGGCGACTTGTGGATGCACCCCAAGCAGGGCACCGATGCCGCCGTGGCCATGGCCATGGGCCACGTCATCCTGAAGGAGTTCTATTTCAAGGACGGCGGCAAGGGCCGCTCGGCGTACTTTGACGACTACGCGCGCCGCTACACCGACCTGCCGCTTCTGGTGGTGCTGAAGGAAAAGACGCTGCCCGATGGCCGCACGGTGATGGTGCCCGACCGCTATGTGCGCGCCAGCGACTTCCCGGGCCAGCTCGACCAGTCCAACAACCCCGACTGGAAGACCGTGGGCTACGACGAGCTGGGCCAGGTCACGCTGCCCAACGGCTCCATCGGCTTCCGCTGGGGGGCAGACGGCCGCGCCGACCAGGGCCTGTGGAACCTGGAGAACAAGGACGCGCGCACCGCCAATACCGTCAAGCTCAAGCTGTCGGTGATCGAGGATGGCGCACAGGCCCATGACGTGGCCGATGTCGCCTTCCCGTACTTTGGCGGCGTGGCAACGCCCAACTTCACGGCCAACGAACAAGGCGGCGACGTGATGGTGCGCCGCGTGCCGGTGTCCCACCTGGACCTGGCCGGGCACGAAGCCCAGGGCCGGGTGATGGTGGCCACCGTGTTCGACTTGCTGGCTGGCAACTACGGTATTGACCGGGGTCTGCCCGGCGAAGAGCAGGGCGTTACCTACGACAGCGACCGCCCCTACACGCCCGCCTGGCAGGAAAAGATCACCGGTGTGCCGCGCGATCAGATCATCACCGTGGCCCGCCAGTTTGCCGACAACGCGCACAAGACGCATGGAAAGTCCATGGTCATCATCGGTGCGGCCATGAACCACTGGTACCACAGTGACATGAACTACCGCGGCATCATCAACATGCTGATGCTGTGCGGCTGTATCGGCCAGAGCGGTGGCGGCTGGGCGCACTACGTGGGCCAGGAAAAGCTGCGCCCACAGACGGGCTGGACGGCGCTGGCCTTTGCGCTGGACTGGATCCGCCCACCGCGCCAGATGAACAGCACCAGCTTCTTCTATGCCCACACCGACCAGTGGCGCTACGAGAAGCTGGGCATGGAGGAAGTCCTCTCGCCGCTGGCCGACAAGAAGGCTTACCACGGCGCGCAGATCGACTACAACGTGCGCGCCGAGCGCATGGGCTGGCTGCCATCGGCGCCCCAGCTCAAGACCAACCCCATGCAGGTGGCCAAGGATGCCGCTGCAGCGGGCATGGACGCCAAGGATTACGTCGTCAAGTCTCTGAAGGACGGCACGCTCACCATGAGCTGCGAAGACCCAGACCATCCGTCCAACTGGCCGCGCAACATGTTTGTGTGGCGCTCCAACATTTTGGGCTCGTCGGGCAAGGGGCATGAGTATTTCCTCAAGCACCTGCTGGGCACCACCCACGGCGTGCAGGGCAAGGACTTGGGCAAGGACGAAGCCAAGCCCGAGGAAGTGCAGTGGCACACCAACGCGCCCGAAGGCAAGCTGGACCTGCTGGTCACGCTCGACTTCCGCATGAGCACGACCTGCCTGTACTCCGACATCGTGCTGCCCACGGCCACCTGGTACGAGAAGAACGACCTCAACACCAGCGACATGCACCCCTTCATCCACCCGCTGTCCACTGCGGTGGACCCTGCCTGGCAGGCCAGGAGCGACTGGGAGATCTACAAGGGTTTCGCCAAGGCCGTGAGCGAGGTCAGCGTGGGCCACCTGGGCGTCGAAAAGGACGTGGTGCTCACGCCCATCATGCACGACACGGCCGGTGAAATGGCCCAGCCCTATGGTGTGCGCGACTGGAAGCGGGGCGAGTGCGAACTCATCCCCGGCAAGACAGCGCCGCAGGTCACGGTGGTCGAACGCGACTACCCCAACCTCTACAAACGCTTCACCGCGCTGGGCCCGCTGATGGAGAAGGTGGGCAACGGCGGCAAGGGCATCGGCTGGAACACGCAGACCGAGGTGGGCCAGCTGGGTGACCTGAACGGCCGCGTGAAGGAAGAGGGCGTGACGCAGGGCATGCCCCGCATCGTGACCGACATCGACGCCACCGAAGTGGTGATGATGCTGGCGCCTGAGACCAACGGCCACGTGGCCTGCAAGGCCTGGGAGGCCCTGGGCAAGCAGACCGGGCGCGACCATGTGCACCTGGCGCTGCACCGCGAGGACGAGAAGATCCGCTTCCGCGACATCCAGGCGCAGCCGCGCAAGATCATCAGCTCGCCCACCTGGTCTGGCCTGGAGAGTGAAAAGGTCAGCTACAACGCGGGCTACACCAACGTGCACGAGTACATCCCATGGCGCACGCTCACGGGCCGCCAGCAGTTCTACCAGGACCACCCCTGGATGCGCGACTTCGGCGAAGGCTTTGTGAGCTACCGCCCACCGGTGCACCTCAAGACGCTGGAAGAAGTCGAGGGCAAGAAGCCCAACGGCCACCGCGAGATCGCGTTGAACTTCATCACGCCGCACCAGAAGTGGGGCATCCACAGCACGTACAGCGACAACCTGATGATGCTCACGCTGAACCGGGGCGGATCGGTGGTGTGGCTGAGCGAAGACGACGCCAAGGTGGCGGGCATCGTGGACAACGACTGGGTGGAGCTGTTCAACGCCAACGGTGCCATTGCGGCCCGCGCGGTGGTGAGCCAGCGCGTGAACCCCGGCATGGTGATGATGTACCACTCGCAAGAGAAGATCATCAACACCCCTGGCTCCGAGATCACCGGCACCCGTGGCGGTATCCACAACTCGGTCACGCGCATCGTGCTCAAGCCCACCCACATGATTGGCGGCTACGCACAGTACAGCTACGGCTTCAACTACTACGGAACCATCGGCACCAACCGCGACGAGTTCGTGCTGGTGCGCAAGATGGACCGGATCGATTGGCTCGATGACGAGCCTGTATCCAGCACCGCAGCCCACGCCTGA
- the narH gene encoding nitrate reductase subunit beta: MKIRAQIGMVLNLDKCIGCHTCSVTCKNVWTSRPGVEYAWFNNVETKPGIGYPKEWENQDKWNGGWVRNPDGSIAPRQGGKWKLLMRIFANPNLPQIDDYYEPFTFDYDHLQSAPETKAAPTARPRSLITGKRMEKIEWGPNWEEILGGEFSKRSKDKNFDDVQKDIYGQFENTFMMYLPRLCEHCLNPACVASCPSGSIYKREEDGIVLIDQDKCRGWRMCVSGCPYKKIYYNWQSGKAEKCIFCYPRIEAGQPTVCSETCVGRIRYLGVLLYDADRIQEAASVERDRDLYQAQLDIFLNPNDPDVIKQARIDGIPDSWMDAARNSPVYKMAVDWKVALPLHPEYRTLPMVWYVPPLSPITAAANAGHVGVNGEIPDVSQLRIPVQYLANLLTAGDTGPVVRALERMLAMRTYQRDKHVEQRQNLSVLQQAGLSMAEVEEMYHVMAIANYEDRFVIPSAHREYAENAFDIRGGCGFSFGNGCSDGATETSMFGGKKPRTIPIKATV; this comes from the coding sequence ATGAAAATTCGCGCACAAATCGGCATGGTGCTGAACCTGGACAAGTGCATTGGTTGCCACACCTGTTCCGTCACCTGCAAGAACGTTTGGACCAGCCGCCCCGGGGTGGAATACGCTTGGTTCAACAACGTCGAAACCAAGCCCGGCATCGGCTACCCCAAGGAATGGGAAAACCAGGACAAGTGGAATGGCGGCTGGGTGCGCAACCCAGACGGCTCCATCGCCCCCCGCCAGGGCGGCAAGTGGAAGCTGCTCATGCGCATCTTCGCCAACCCCAATCTGCCGCAGATCGACGACTACTACGAGCCCTTCACGTTCGACTACGACCACCTGCAGTCCGCGCCTGAAACCAAGGCCGCACCCACGGCCCGCCCGCGCAGCCTGATCACCGGCAAGCGCATGGAGAAGATCGAATGGGGCCCCAACTGGGAAGAAATCCTGGGCGGCGAGTTCAGCAAGCGCAGCAAGGACAAGAACTTCGACGATGTGCAAAAGGACATCTACGGCCAGTTCGAAAACACCTTCATGATGTACCTGCCCCGCCTGTGCGAGCACTGCCTGAACCCGGCGTGTGTGGCATCGTGCCCCAGTGGCTCGATCTACAAGCGCGAGGAAGACGGCATCGTGCTGATCGACCAGGACAAGTGCCGCGGCTGGCGCATGTGTGTCAGCGGCTGCCCCTACAAGAAGATCTACTACAACTGGCAATCGGGCAAGGCCGAGAAGTGCATCTTCTGCTACCCGCGCATCGAAGCGGGCCAACCGACCGTGTGCTCGGAAACCTGCGTGGGACGCATCCGGTATCTCGGCGTGCTGCTGTATGACGCAGACCGCATCCAGGAGGCCGCCAGCGTGGAACGCGACCGCGACCTGTACCAGGCCCAGCTCGACATCTTTCTGAATCCGAACGACCCCGATGTCATCAAGCAGGCCCGCATCGACGGTATCCCGGACAGCTGGATGGACGCCGCCCGCAACAGCCCCGTCTACAAGATGGCGGTGGACTGGAAGGTGGCCCTGCCGCTGCACCCCGAGTACCGCACGCTGCCCATGGTCTGGTATGTGCCGCCGCTCTCTCCCATCACGGCTGCTGCCAACGCGGGCCATGTGGGCGTGAATGGGGAGATCCCGGATGTGTCGCAGCTGCGCATTCCCGTGCAGTACCTGGCCAACCTGCTCACTGCAGGCGACACCGGCCCCGTGGTGCGCGCGCTGGAGCGCATGCTGGCCATGCGCACCTACCAGCGCGACAAGCATGTGGAGCAGCGCCAGAACCTGTCGGTGCTGCAGCAGGCGGGCCTGTCGATGGCCGAGGTCGAGGAGATGTACCACGTGATGGCGATTGCCAACTACGAGGACCGCTTCGTCATCCCATCGGCCCACCGCGAGTACGCCGAAAACGCGTTCGACATCCGGGGCGGTTGCGGCTTCTCGTTTGGCAACGGTTGCTCCGACGGCGCCACAGAGACCAGCATGTTCGGCGGCAAGAAGCCAAGAACGATCCCGATCAAGGCAACGGTCTGA